One Hypomesus transpacificus isolate Combined female chromosome 21, fHypTra1, whole genome shotgun sequence genomic window, GGGGCTGCTGAAGTACTTGGTGGCGTGCTGAAACTGGGCTCTTCCCGTGATGTTTGTGGACAACCTTGGACAGAACACAACCCCTCTCGCAGGTCAGCGGGACGTTTCACGTCAGGTGACAAAGTCACTGAACTATGCCTTTTAGGATAAGGAGACAGACGCTGGTGCGGCATTCTGCCTTGGCTGATGATAGCATCTACTTATGAACTCGGGGAAACAAAACATCCTTTGAGTAAATCAACGTGTAAGATATGCAACCCCTTGGCGCCCCCCcggggtgtgttgtgtgtatacaTACCTGATGAAGACCCCATGTTCACCTACAGACTTGACATAGCCTCGGAGGATCTGGCCAGGTGTCAGGCCCCCCGCAGACCGCACCTCCGGGTCCTTCACCACGGAGGGCTTGTCTGGACTCAACCTGCCCACAGCAACAGAAGAGCATGGATCGAGCACGCCCGACGTGTGGTGCAGaggatgtgtatgtgtactgaaTGTGTCTAGAACACTggtttgggaggggggtgggggggggggtcacacctCGAGGGCCGGAGAGAGAGCTGCCATTGACCGCTTTTCTCACTGAGAACAcaacacctggagagagagagagagacacagagagacagagagagaaagagacacagacagagagagagagagagaccacaaacattcaACATCATTAGGACTATAGTACAGGTAATCAAAGGGCGAGGCTGGCGTTAAGACAAGCAGTTCAGTGTCCGGCCTCGGCTAACCTGGTTTGTCACTTAGCCTGGGCCTGAAGAGGCCCACTCACCTGACCAGCTGGCCTTTGCTGAAGGCCTGGAGCGGATCGCGCTTGTACGAGTCCAGCAGGTCCACCACGGCGACGGTTCCCTTGGCGCCCAGTGGCAGCCTGACGCCCAAGCCCACTTGGGGCTGGACGCTCTGCACGATCCCCACGGTGACGCTGCCGTTCTCCAGCTTGGGCACGTCTGAGGGTTAGAGGGTCGAGTTAGAGTCTGGAACTGCAGGTAGAACCTGGAACACTGGGGTAGAACCTGAGGATGATCCATGCGGTTATGATGACACAGCAaagccgagtgtgtgtgtgtgtggggtcgctcaccagtcagagagagggagagacgcagAGGTTTCAAACTGACTTGAACCACATTGGCACCGACTGCCTGGCCCAGTTTGTACAGCTTCTCTGGGTGTTTCAAATCCTGAAAAGGTGAGAACATGTCTTGTGGGAATACTGACATTTATATTAAGTgcgtatatgtatatatatatatatattttttttttatcatggaAATTGACAAATGTTAACTTACTTTAGGATCAGTGACCATGGAAAGTATATCAACAGTTCCTGTTAGAGAGGGACTGATGGTCACCTCTAAACACTTCTTCTCTGGGTAGTactgtagagacacacacacacacacacacacgcactcattaGACAGGGAGTCGAATTTAATCACAAACGTCTCAAACTCTTCAGTGCCGTTGCACGCTTCCAAACGTACCTTTGACACAAAGCATGTGACCTTCTGGCCGACCTGGTAGGTCATGAGCTCCTCCTTCAGGCTGCGCTTGACCGGCTCCAGAACCACGTCCTCCTGTAGCTTACTGGAACCACAGAGGGTCATGTTACACACACAATGATCCATCACTGGGATTGGGGGtcgatcccctccctccctccttcacaaaCGCTTACCTTGGCAAAAGACTGAGCTCAGGAATGAAATAGGTGAAATTGGGGTGACTAAATGGAAGGTacctaaaaaaaatatatgcaaAAAAGAAAATTGTTCATTCATGATAACACAACTCCCCTGCAGTAGTAGTTATatgaacacacatttacatttagtcatttagcagacgctcttatccagagcgacttacagtaagtacagggacattccccccgaggcaagtagggtgaagtgccttgcccaaggacataacgtcatttggcacggcggggaatcgatccggcaaccttctgattactaggccgactccctcaccgctcagccatctgactccctctcagACACATGGGTGCTTGGGTACTGACCTGTGACTACAGGCCTCCCGCCCTCCTATGACCCTGGCTGTGACCTCGCTGCCGAGCTTCACGGCGGACGTGGGGAAGGTCCCCAGGCACGCTCCGTCCTGCACCTCCGACACGTGCACGCTCCCCGTGGCCCcgccctccagctccacctgcaCGCACGTGGGCCTCACCGCCTTCACCTTGCCCTTCACCAGGTCGCCGTAGCGGTGGCGCCCCGTCCCCCTCGGCCCCGCCTGGTCGGCGGCCGCCCCGCGCTGGACCTTTGAGTCCCACTCCACCAGGGGGAGCCCTTCCAGGTCCTCGCAGCTGGGGTCCGTCACGCTGACCGCCAGGAAGCGGCCCGGGAGCAGCTTCTCCGTCTCGAAGCGGAACGAGTCGTTGAGGTTGTTGGTCGTCTGGACGACGGTCAGCTGGGCCGTGTCGCCCAATGAGATGACGGCAAAGTCCTTGTCGGCATGCTGCACCCGGGCGGTGTACTTGGCCCCCTCTTCAACCTACAGAATTACGGAGGGAAAACGATGAACGGTTGTAATTTTATAACCGTATAGAAAGCTTAAACATTTTCATACttacatttccccccccccccccccccccaaggagaAAGTTTGTTTGAATATAACAAGCATTTCTCAAACCTCAACATCAGTTCcatcacacacctacacatctATCCACCCATCAGATCAAACAGGACAAATTGACCCATGGTCGACACTTACCGATTTCCTCTTTGCCACCAGCTTAGGCAGCAGGGAGACATGGACCTGGGTGCTCAAGGGGTCAACATGGAGGACCACAGCATTCACCttctgtccaggagacaccttTACAccttagaacacacacacacacgcataccatTCAAGTCACCGCGGAACAAACCCTTTCATTCATCAACAAGCAGTTGACAATACCCTTAAAAACGTACAGCGAACCAAAATGGCGAAAAAAAGACCTTCCCAGAAAAGTAAACAACCAAGCGAATATGTTGCCGGCGGACGTTTCATTTCACGCCATTCAGACGGAGTTAGGGGTTAGAGGGGTGCTTTGAGTCCTCACCCATGCTGTGGTGTTTGGTGGCCAGCACGGTGGCACCCTTCAGGTCGTCACACACCAGGCTCACGCTCTCGTCCTCCTTCACCTGCTCCACGCTCAGCTTCAGCCTCTGGCCCAGGGTCACCACTGACAGCTGCTGATGGAGCTCAGAGTcctctgaggagaggggggaaagggataAGAGagggacacaaagagagagagagagcgagagaagtgagagagtggaagaggggagacggaggggagacggagggggagTCATGAAGAGCAGTAAAAGCCCGCCGCAGACCATTAGATCGGATCTGTTGTTGTTATCGAGTTACAGCAGGATGCTGACAGAATCTGAAATCTCGATAAACGGCGACAGAAACCAGACGCCCGaggcgcccacacacacacacacacacacacacacacacacacacccctttggATACACCCAACATGGTTTGGTTCCCTCCTCCGtccggaacacacacacacacggaaacacacCTTTGTTGGCCATCATGTCGGCCACAGCCCTTCTCTCCAGCAGGCCCTGGAGCAGCCGGGCCTGGGCGTCGCCCTCCGGGGCCATGACCTCGGACACCTTGAGGCTGACCAGGAAGCGGCCCTTCTCCTCGTCCAGGTTGGTCACCTTGGCTCCCACCGTCTGGCCCAGCTGGAAGGGCCCTGTTGTGTCACTGATGAACTTGTCGCTCATCGcctggatgggaggaggaggacgggtcAGTCGAGGGAAAACACCACGGCTCACGTTCGGGAGAAGTCGGACATTCGTGACATCGCCTCTCCGCTAACTTAGTCGACTTCCTCTTTGATGAGTACTCACCGATTTGGGGGCCAGGCCTACCAGTCCGCAGGGGAACTCCACAAACACGCCGTAGGGCATGATGTTCTTGATCCAGCCAATCAGCTGCATGCCCACTTTGACGTCAGAGAACTCCCTGGCAACAGGCCCGTCCTCCATGGAAGCCCTCAACACAGGCTTCTTGGTCAGGGTCTGGGCACGGCCGGGTTAAGGAGAAGAAGACAAGCTTCCTGACGATGTACAGTCGGGTGCAACAGCACTGTACCATTTGCCAGACCACAAAATCCAATTCAAAACCAGACTAATAAAACACTTGCATTTCGTCATATTCGTAAATATGACTCATATTAATAGTACTAACTTTAAGTATATATATCCCTGTAAGACCCAGATTAAAATTTCAACATCACTTTTAGCTCTCCAGAAAACAAATATTATTTTTGGGGAGAAAGACCAGACATAGCTAACGGGTGCTATTGTCTTGCCTTTGCAATGCCATTGGATAAATATGGtcttaaagaaaataaaaaaatgtggctgtagcGTTCAAGTCAGGAAGGATACGATGTGCTGCTTGTTGTGGTTGACACAGGCCAGGTTGGAGATGGTGTCGCCCTCCTGCAGCGCCTCAAACAGGAGGGGGCAGTTGGACACGTGGTCGGAGAGGTGGCTGATGGGGAGCAGGGCCGGGACCTCCTCTGGGAGGATGGCCACCTCCAGAGCCCCCAGGACTTTGGCCACCAGCCTCGCTTCCACCTTCTACCAGAGGACGGGAGGGGACACATTTGTTTAGAGGCTCTCAAGATTGAAAAGAAAAATGTCTTCGTTGTGGGGGGAGTGAGTGGAGGCAacggggggaaaaaagagagagatgtgtgcgAGTGAGAGAAAGATGCGTCCTCTTACCTTCCCGATCTCAAAGTCAAACTGGGGTTTAGGCGGCGCCTCGGTGTCCCCTCCTGCCACGGCCTTGAAGGACAACAGCAGCTTCTCCTTCGCCAAGTCACAGTTCAGCACCTTGGCCTTcaccacctggacacacagccGCAACCACAAGgggctcagatggctgagcggttagggaatcgggctaccaatcagaaggttgccggttcgattcccataGCAGAAGAAAGTCAAAGCTACCTTTGCAGTATACCTATATTAATATGTTGATggttcccccccttccctcccccacacTCAGAATCTGCCAGTAATCCAAAGTGTTGGTAAAAGTACATTGAAAACAGGCATGAAACATGGCTCCATCTAATCTAGTACTGTTACCTAAGCGGCGGCCATTTTGCGTCTCCCTACCTGACCGACAAAGAACATCTTCTCCGGTACGATGACGAGCTCCGTGCTGAGCTCGCGGACGGGCACCAGCCCCTTGACGTCGCCGTAGAAACGGACGATGCAGCCAAAGTCCTTGACGCAGATGATGTGTCCGTGGGAGATGCGGCCGGGGCGAGCGTCGGCGAAGCTCAGGAACAGCGGCAGGGAAGACTCCACCAGGGCCTTCTTCCTGGTTAGGGTCAGGCTCTTCCTCTGAGGATCCACGGCCAACACCTAGACACGCACAAACGATAAAAGAGTTACGCCAAAAATAGGATAAGATGGATAAGATATAAAGTGGACTCTATTTAGCGCAATATATCGTTCCTGATGAGATAAGCGTGAACCAGGAGCCCCAGTGAGAGATTAACTCGTGCCCTTCTTCTCGTAAGTGGAGTGTTGAGGCGCTCGCTCACCCGACATTTGACCTTCATGCCCTCGGTGTATTTCCTCTCTGGGTTCTTGAGGATGATGTCAGAGAGGTGTGTCTTGGGGACCATCCCCCGGATGTGCTCGGTCAACTTCACCGTCATCCCGCTGGGATTCAGGTTGATCACCGtgccctgtggaggaggaggacgaggacgatgggaggaggggaagggaccAAGTTATCCGAGAATGTGAACCAGACGTATGGCACAGAAGCTGGTGAGTGTTTTTATTGTTCATAGaaactttattattatttatttttctcttctAACCTCCACAACTTGTCCAGGATGGATGTCATGGTATCTGAAGAATGGTGATTTTATAACACTCCTGTAGAAATGATCGCAAGGTTACAagattagggggggggggggggggggggggggggagcctttCCTGTCCATTCATGACAaactcattctctccctccctctctctctgtctcacacacatacatacatgcgcAGGCTGACATAGTGCATCTGCTCCATGGTGCTGTAGTCCATGATCCTGCAGGTGTGTTCTGCTTTGGCCATGACCCTGTTCATGTTGAAGGGGTCTTTGGGC contains:
- the pdcd11 gene encoding protein RRP5 homolog isoform X2; the protein is MASLDEDFPRGGTGKKAETKAKPVRHHTEVDNLFQTHEPAETKKRKGEKRNEGKNVAKKQKTSKEETLKLNAAAKVEILHLKSLKVGTLVLGCIKEVTDFEVMVSLPSGLMGYLAISNISDSYTKMVREQLDSDTEEIFSLPDLFSPGMLLRCSVVRLNITKKGTVSIQLSINPKEVNKGLTTSCLSAGMILSGCVDSVEDHGYLVDIGVSGTKAFLPKQAATDQPIPKELKVGQCVVSLLEEVKNEGRVIRLSTCPRSVAQSYADIKHGWTLTNLLPGLLVKAQIKKVTIHGLILEFLSSFSGMVDFMHMEPSCSYNEGDEVKACVLYLEPSSRLLGLSLRGHLLQPGGDLAQVTSERIGEVLEGCKMTSLHHYSGAILELPDSTQVFVHRNHMKEPKDPFNMNRVMAKAEHTCRIMDYSTMEQMHYVSLRMSVIKSPFFRYHDIHPGQVVEGTVINLNPSGMTVKLTEHIRGMVPKTHLSDIILKNPERKYTEGMKVKCRVLAVDPQRKSLTLTRKKALVESSLPLFLSFADARPGRISHGHIICVKDFGCIVRFYGDVKGLVPVRELSTELVIVPEKMFFVGQVVKAKVLNCDLAKEKLLLSFKAVAGGDTEAPPKPQFDFEIGKKVEARLVAKVLGALEVAILPEEVPALLPISHLSDHVSNCPLLFEALQEGDTISNLACVNHNKQHITLTKKPVLRASMEDGPVAREFSDVKVGMQLIGWIKNIMPYGVFVEFPCGLVGLAPKSAMSDKFISDTTGPFQLGQTVGAKVTNLDEEKGRFLVSLKVSEVMAPEGDAQARLLQGLLERRAVADMMANKEDSELHQQLSVVTLGQRLKLSVEQVKEDESVSLVCDDLKGATVLATKHHSMGVKVSPGQKVNAVVLHVDPLSTQVHVSLLPKLVAKRKSVEEGAKYTARVQHADKDFAVISLGDTAQLTVVQTTNNLNDSFRFETEKLLPGRFLAVSVTDPSCEDLEGLPLVEWDSKVQRGAAADQAGPRGTGRHRYGDLVKGKVKAVRPTCVQVELEGGATGSVHVSEVQDGACLGTFPTSAVKLGSEVTARVIGGREACSHRYLPFSHPNFTYFIPELSLLPSKLQEDVVLEPVKRSLKEELMTYQVGQKVTCFVSKYYPEKKCLEVTISPSLTGTVDILSMVTDPKDLKHPEKLYKLGQAVGANVVQVSLKPLRLSLSLTDVPKLENGSVTVGIVQSVQPQVGLGVRLPLGAKGTVAVVDLLDSYKRDPLQAFSKGQLVRCCVLSEKSGQWQLSLRPSRLSPDKPSVVKDPEVRSAGGLTPGQILRGYVKSVGEHGVFIRLSTNITGRAQFQHATKYFSSPDVFAKHVPVNTLLTTKVLHVDTQNEQVDLSLLSGDTGKADLLPESLGLPLRLLGEEKEKYDAKRKRKSSESQPEPVEKPAKKKKGKKEKTEDIDSGVEVYFREEEDGGVGIEEKSNPPKGKPAAAPARLQVSGGFSWDAALSTLKPASATPEGDDSSEGEEEQGQRQKKTRHERHTEKRQAEKALSERETELMDPALRPQDAGSFERLLLASPDSSLLWLQYMAFHLQATQIEQARAVAERALKTISFREEQEKLNVWVALLNLENLYGSEESLKKAFERALQFCEPMPVYQQLADIYAKSGKTKEAENLYKKIVKRFRQEKAVWLSYASFLLQQGQSDACSALLQRALNSLPAKENVDVIAKFAQLEFRYGDVEKGKVMLDKVLSSYPKRTDLWSVFIDLMVKHGSQKEIRALFDRVIHLSVAVKRIKFFFKRYLEYEKKNGTPESIQAVKEKALEYVENKATEAAS
- the pdcd11 gene encoding protein RRP5 homolog isoform X1; protein product: MASLDEDFPRGGTGKKAETKAKPVRHHTEVDNLFQTHEPAETKKRKGEKRNEGKNVAKKQKTSKEETLKLNAAAKVEILHLKSLKVGTLVLGCIKEVTDFEVMVSLPSGLMGYLAISNISDSYTKMVREQLDSDTEEIFSLPDLFSPGMLLRCSVVRLNITKKGTVSIQLSINPKEVNKGLTTSCLSAGMILSGCVDSVEDHGYLVDIGVSGTKAFLPKQAATDQPIPKELKVGQCVVSLLEEVKNEGRVIRLSTCPRSVAQSYADIKHGWTLTNLLPGLLVKAQIKKVTIHGLILEFLSSFSGMVDFMHMEPSCSYNEGDEVKACVLYLEPSSRLLGLSLRGHLLQPGGDLAQVTSERIGEVLEGCKMTSLHHYSGAILELPDSTQVFVHRNHMKEPKDPFNMNRVMAKAEHTCRIMDYSTMEQMHYVSLRMSVIKSPFFRYHDIHPGQVVEGTVINLNPSGMTVKLTEHIRGMVPKTHLSDIILKNPERKYTEGMKVKCRVLAVDPQRKSLTLTRKKALVESSLPLFLSFADARPGRISHGHIICVKDFGCIVRFYGDVKGLVPVRELSTELVIVPEKMFFVGQVVKAKVLNCDLAKEKLLLSFKAVAGGDTEAPPKPQFDFEIGKKVEARLVAKVLGALEVAILPEEVPALLPISHLSDHVSNCPLLFEALQEGDTISNLACVNHNKQHITLTKKPVLRASMEDGPVAREFSDVKVGMQLIGWIKNIMPYGVFVEFPCGLVGLAPKSAMSDKFISDTTGPFQLGQTVGAKVTNLDEEKGRFLVSLKVSEVMAPEGDAQARLLQGLLERRAVADMMANKEDSELHQQLSVVTLGQRLKLSVEQVKEDESVSLVCDDLKGATVLATKHHSMGVKVSPGQKVNAVVLHVDPLSTQVHVSLLPKLVAKRKSVEEGAKYTARVQHADKDFAVISLGDTAQLTVVQTTNNLNDSFRFETEKLLPGRFLAVSVTDPSCEDLEGLPLVEWDSKVQRGAAADQAGPRGTGRHRYGDLVKGKVKAVRPTCVQVELEGGATGSVHVSEVQDGACLGTFPTSAVKLGSEVTARVIGGREACSHRYLPFSHPNFTYFIPELSLLPSKLQEDVVLEPVKRSLKEELMTYQVGQKVTCFVSKYYPEKKCLEVTISPSLTGTVDILSMVTDPKDLKHPEKLYKLGQAVGANVVQVSLKPLRLSLSLTDVPKLENGSVTVGIVQSVQPQVGLGVRLPLGAKGTVAVVDLLDSYKRDPLQAFSKGQLVRCCVLSEKSGQWQLSLRPSRLSPDKPSVVKDPEVRSAGGLTPGQILRGYVKSVGEHGVFIRLSTNITGRAQFQHATKYFSSPDVFAKHVPVNTLLTTKVLHVDTQNEQVDLSLLSGDTGKADLLPESLGLPLRLLGEEKEKYDAKRKRKSSESQPEPVEKPAKKKKGKKEKTEDIDSGVEVYFREEEDGGVGIEEKSNPPKQGKPAAAPARLQVSGGFSWDAALSTLKPASATPEGDDSSEGEEEQGQRQKKTRHERHTEKRQAEKALSERETELMDPALRPQDAGSFERLLLASPDSSLLWLQYMAFHLQATQIEQARAVAERALKTISFREEQEKLNVWVALLNLENLYGSEESLKKAFERALQFCEPMPVYQQLADIYAKSGKTKEAENLYKKIVKRFRQEKAVWLSYASFLLQQGQSDACSALLQRALNSLPAKENVDVIAKFAQLEFRYGDVEKGKVMLDKVLSSYPKRTDLWSVFIDLMVKHGSQKEIRALFDRVIHLSVAVKRIKFFFKRYLEYEKKNGTPESIQAVKEKALEYVENKATEAAS